The region GCTGCCCTGTTTAGTTTTTAAAAACTCGATAATCTTTTTAGTAAGCTCTCCTCTGGCAAAATACAGTGCGCTTATAACTCTTTTGGGCTGAATGAACGTAGTTTTATAACTAGGGTCGAATATCGCGATAGCCTTATCTATCGTTTCAAGCTCGGATTTTAGCTTTAAAACTATATCTTGATAATATTTGATACTTCTTTGAAGTTCGGAGTGCTTACTTAGCGGATTTTAGAATGAAAATCTTGTGCGGATGCTACATAATACCGCTTGTTTCTATAACAAAGAGGCAAGCCAAACCACAATAACTACGGATTTGTAAAATGGAGAAAAAATGAAAAAGGCTGTTCTTTTATCTGTGATATTACTAACCACTGGCTTTTGCGAAGATCTTTTTGAGCTTGGGCTTGAGGCTTACAACAAAAGCGAGTTTGATAAAGCTGCCAAGCAATGGCAAAAAGCTTGCGATGATAATGTTGCTCGCGCTTGTCACAATTTAGGAATTTTATACGAGGATGCTCAAGGTGTAGCGCAGGACTATAACAAAGCAGCCGAGCTATATAAAAGGTCATGCGATGGTGGATTTGCTGGTAGCTGCCTAAATTTAAGGGCTTTATACATAAAAGATCAAGGCATAGGACAAGACTATATCAAGGCTATCAATCTATACAAAAAGGCTTGCGACGGCGATGTTGCTCAAGCCTGCCATAACTTAGGGGTTTTATATGCGCTAGGCAAAGGCATAAATCAAGACTATCGCTCGGCAAAAAAATACGTTTTTAAAGCTTGCGCTCTAGGTTTCCAAGATGGGTGCGACTATCTTAATAAAATGATTGCCGCGGATGATAATGATGAAAAGATTGAGATCATACTTAAAACTATGATTAAAACGATCAATCATCTAAAACAAATCGACTAACTTCGTAAATTTATATCTTATTTTCTGAAAGTAGGATGTTTATGTATGGATTTAGCAGCGTTTCGCCGCGTGCTGCGTATAGCAAGACCTCTTTAAAGTAGTTGTCGTTTATGCCGTAAGTGTGAAACTCATACGCCCCTATGCCGTATCCCATCGGCGTGATATCGACCCTCGAGTACCAGGCATTTTGCGCTGGGATGTAGCGGTTTGTATCTCTTGAATAGACATATAACTTGATCTTATCTTTGCTCTTTTGCGCCATATACCAGATGAAAGAATTTGTGACGTCGTTAAAAAAGTAGATGTCGCCATTTGGCATGATAGCCTGTGCTGTGTCGTTGTTATCAGCGATGAGCGTTCTGCTCTCATAACATATATATTTATTTGGCGTGAGTACCTCGATCGGCTCTGATTTGTCACTATGTGAAATTAAAATTTTATCGTCGCTTATGTCGGCATTATAGGCGAGCACGGCTAAGACTAGAGCCAACAGACAAAGAGAAAAAATTTGCTTTATCAAAATAAAAATCCTCTTAACAAATAGTATTTGAGCACGTAAAGCGAGCAGATCAGCACGCAAACACTTAGCCAGATCGATGAAAATTTAAGCTTGTGCGAGTAGCTTGTCTTTGTAATGATCTCCACAAGATATGGCATAAGTCCGTAAAAAACACCCAAAAATAAACTGCTCCAGATGAGGTAGCCAACGTAAAAATAGTCGCTTCTTAGCATGCAGTATGGGCACTTGTGATTTGGCTGCTCGTAAACGTAAAGACCAAAAAAGTAGGTGATAGCGTAGTAGCTAAGCACCAAAAATAGCAAATTTGCCACAAAGCTTGCCATGCTTTGCTTTAAGAAATTTAGCGCCAAAATGACAAAAAATAGCACGAAAAAGGCGCTTACTAAGCCAAAATTTGTATAGCCAAATGGCAGCTTTGGAGCTTGAAAAGTGACAGAGCAGCAAAAGACTGGCACTTTTAGCGGGATGTTATAAAAAAACGAAATTTCTATGCCAAGCTCGAGCAGTATCATCACAAAAAGGCAGATGAAAATGGCATATTTTTTCTTTAGATATGGGAAATTTAGAGCCTGCAAGTCAAGTTTGTTTATAACTAGCCAGATACCAAGCCCAAAGATGAGCAAAATTTTAGTGAGCATCAAGATGCCACCAAATTTATTTGAGCCGATCACGCCAGCCGAGCACATAGCCCCTGGTACGATGTCAGAGAGCTCGTTTAGACAAAGTGCGAAAAATACAAACAAAACGATCTTTGTGCAGACGCTAAAGAGCAAGATCGTATTTACAAGGTAGTTTTGCTTTTCAAGTGAGTATTGAAGCGATGTTAGTGCGTTATAGTCCCACGACTTCATGATCCTAACGACGTAAAATAGCGAAATACTCATCAAAACTAACAGCACAAACTCCGCTAACAAAAAGGCGATAACGGCGTTTGATAAAAATACACTCATACTATCTCTCCGTTTTGTAGGCTAAGAGTCCTATCAGTTGCGCCCAGCTCGTCAAAAATACTATCGTGAGTGGCGACGATGACGCTTTTTTTAAGCGCCTTAAATGACTCTAGCAATCCTAAAAATGCACGCGCATTTTGCCTATCTAAATTTGCCGTTGGCTCATCAGCCAAAATGATATCCGCATCCATTGACAAAGCCCTAGCCACCGCACATCTTTGGCGCTCGCCACCGCTTAAATTTGATACATTTTCATCTCTTTTGTGAGAGATGTTTGCAAGACTTAGAGCCTTTTTTATCATCTCTTCACGCACGTTTGCCTTGAAATTTGTTAGAGCAAACGGAGCTAACAAATTTTCATAGACGCTTAAGCCCTCGATGAGGTTAAAATTTTGAAAAACAAGCCCAAGCCTTTTGTGTCTAAACTCAGAGCAAAATGCGTCAGGCAGCTTTGCGATGTTGGTGCCATCTATCAAAATCTCACCGCTAGTTGGCTTTTGAAGTAGGGCTATGAGCGAGAGTAGGGTGCTTTTGCCACTTCCGCTAACGCCTTTTAGTATGACTAACTCGCCGTTATTAACATCTAAATTTATATTTTTTAGAGCGCAAAACTCGTTTTGTTTGCCTTGGTTATAGACTAGGCTAACGCCTCTTATATTTATCATTTTAGCCCCTCATTTATGTCGCCACACGCCACACGCCACGACGGGATAAGGACAAATGCTAAAAATGGTATGACACCAAAGACAAAGATCAAAAAGAGCTTATCAAACTCCAAAATAGGCGTGAAATTTGTAAAATTTAAAAGCTCGTCGCCTAAAAATATCCCCTTTAAAAAAGGAGCGTTTAAAACAAATACAAAGATATAAGCTAACATAACGCCAAGCAAAAATGCGCTAACGCTAACGATGAAATTTTGTATAAATTTTAAAAATATGATCTCTTTTATACTAAAGCCAATACTTCGCAAAATGGCTATCTCACGCTTTTTGCTGCCGTAAGCAAGTGAAATTTGGTTTTTAAGCAGCACGAAAAATATAAGCATAACGCTAACATAAATGCTCATAAAAATTCCACCCTTATAGTAGTAAAGATGTCTAATGTTTGCTACCTCATCTTCTATGCTAATGGCAAATGAGTTTGGATATAAATTCTCAATCTTTAAAGCCACTTGGCTGATCTCTTCGCTATTTGGCACATCGACATATAGCTTTGTGTATTCTTCATCTTTTAAATTTAAGATAGCTCTTAGCGTTTTTGGATGCAAAAATATGGCGTTATTTGTAATAAGAGCGCTTTGTTTTGGCATGGTTTTTACTATCTTTACTGGTATCATGCGCTCTTCTGTTAAGAAGTTAAAGCTCTCGTCGTAGTAAAGCTCGTTCATAGCGGCTTTTACGCCCCCGCCAACGATCATCTCATCTTCTTTCAAGCTATCATCCTCATATAGATGAAACCAGACGCGCTTTTGAGCGAAGTAGTACTCTCCATCCGCCACGCCTCTAACGTCAGCCACGCCATCGATCTTTGAGATATCATAGATATAGCCAGGGTGCATGAGGTCGTTTTTACCAGCACGAAAGGCGCTAACAACGATGCTTGATCTATCTTTTACTAAGCTTATAAGATCATGCTGGATCGAGCCAGAGATGAAAAGCACCGAGCTTAGCACGAAGATAATGAGCGCAAATAGACAAAAGCTAAAGAGATGATCCTTTTTGTCTTTAAAGAGCAGGACCACAGCGTAGTTTATGAAATTTCTACTTATCATAGACAAAGCCCTTTTGCTCTTTTAGGCTAAAGCTAGAAGCTAAATTTGCCCTTGTTATCTTTGAAATTTCTCTTAGCTCATCTTGCTTTGCTTTGTGGTCAAAGCTAAGGTAGTGCGCCGCTAAAAGCGTGTAAGAGAGTCCAAAAAATAACGCCAAAAATGCTAGAAATTTCACTTTATTTAACGATAAATGTCTTTATCTCGTCAAATTTTATGACACCTTTGCCAGCGTGATCTTTCATAAAGCTATTTGCCTTTGCTTCATCTTTAAACGGGATAAACTCCTCGCCCATCGGTCCAAAAACGTTTGAGCCATGCACGTAAAACGCCTCTTTTGCATCGAGCTTTTCAAGTGTGTAATAATCGCTCACATAAGCCTCTTTCGCCACCTCATCAGCAAAGTAAAAGTGTGCCATATCTTTTACGCCATCAAAGTAATAATCCTTGCCACCAGCCTTTATAAGCGTCGCCCACTGCTTGTTTTTTATAGGCATGCCACACACCGCACATCTTGCATCCTTTGGTAGCTCGATGCGCTCTTTTGCCCCTTTATAGGCGTTTATGTTTGCCTCACTCGTCAAATTCTCAGCCCACAAGGCAAAAACCGCACTAAGCAATAAAGCTATAAATTTCATCTTATCTCCTTTAGTTTCTCTTTTTCTAACTCGCCCTTTTCATAGAGCTTTTTTAACATCTCATCATCAAATTCTATCTCGTAATAGCCCTTTACAAACTCGCTAAATTTAGCAAGATCATCAAAGGCGTATCCCAGCAGCCAGCGTCCGCCGTTATTGCCACCGACTAAATTTTGATGCTCCGTCCCGTCATACCAGATAAAAAAGGTCGTCTGCTCTATCTCATCTGGCAAGAAATAAGAGCGAAATTTAGCAGCCTCGCCACTATAAATTTGCTCTATCACGCTTTTGTCTGCTGTGCTTAGCGCATTTAGCTCACTTTCATGGTCAAACCCTCTAACAAGCACCGCTTCACGCGTAAATATCACATCTAGCAAATCGCCCTGCCCGTTATCTACCACGTATCTTAGGCTATTTTCATCCTCTTTTTTAGAAATGAGCCGTAGATACTCTTCATCTGGCTCTAAAAAAGCGCTATCTAGCAGATAAAGTGCCTCTAGGCTTGCCTCTTTATTGCCCCAGTTTTTAAAACTCATCAATTCTTTCCTAAAATTTCTAAATTCTCGCACGCCTCTTTCAAGCCATTTTTGCAGCTTTTAGTGAAAATTTCACGTGCTTTTTCTACGTCCTCTTTCACGCCTTTGCCCTCAGCTAGCATGATAGCGTAGTTGTTGCAGCCCTTTTCATAGGCGTATATGCACGCTTGCTCGTAAAGTTTTGTCGCTTTTGTAAGATTTTGATCAACCCCTTGCCCATAAACATATAAAAATCCAAGATTATCGCACCCTATGCCAGCTTCATTTGCGCAGGCCATTTCGTAGTATGATTTAGCTTTTGCGTAATCTTTCTCGGCGCCCTCGCCTTGTGCATACAAGTAGCCAAGATTGCTACATCCCATGCCGTCCCCTGCCTTGCAAGCCTTTGCGTAAAGCTCTTTTGCCTTTTTTAGATCTTTTGCCACACCAGTGCCATTTGCATAGAGCAAGCCAAGCTCCGTGCAGCCCTCGTTGTCACTGCATGCTTTTTCATAAAATTTAACTGCTTTTGCTAGGTCTTTTTCTACGCCTTTGCCATTTTCATAGACGTAGCCAAGGTTGCTGCAAGCCATAGAGAAATTTTGGTCGCAAGCCTTTTCATAAAGCATTGCCGCCTTTGCCTCATACTTTTTGACGTTGCCATCACCCCTGCTGTAAAGCACAGCTAGGTTGTAACAGCCTGATGCCTTTTTCTCTTTGTCGCAAGCATCTTCATAAATTTGCGCTAGCTTATTGTGATCATCTTTTGCGCTCAAAGCCTCTTTGATGTAGCCAGCATTTAAAACGCACAAACTAGCAGCCAGTAAAATCAAACTTTTCATCATATCTCCTAAACTACTTTTATATCTCTGCCGCGGTAGGCTAGGGCGATTAGCAAGGCAAGAGCCGCTAAGATCAAGTATATTAGCCCTGAGATGCCAAAGCTCTCACCATTTGCGTATGAGTGAAGTCCGCTAAGATAGAAATTTACTCCAAAATATGTAAAAAGCACCGAAGCAAATGATAGCACGCTAGCTGTTAAAAAGGCAAAAACGCCCCTTAGTTTTGGTATAAATCTTAGATGAAGCACTATGGCATAGACGATGATCGTGATGTATGACCAGCTCTCTTTGCTGTCCCAGCCCCAGTATCTGCCCCAGCTCTCATTCGCCCAGACGCCACCTAAGAAATTTCCGATAGTTAGCAAGCTAAGTCCTATAATGAGGCTTAGCTCGTCGGTGGCGGCTAGGTATCTTATCTGCTCGCTAAGCTTTTGCTTATTTTTGTCATTTTTTAGAGCCATTAAGATAAGTCCCACAAGCCCTAGCACAAAACCAAAGCCCAAAAAGCCGTAGCTTGCTGTGATGACGCTTACATGCACGCTAAGCCAAAACGACTTTAAAACTGGGACTAAATTTGTTATCTGTGGGTTTATAAAATTTAGATGAGCAACCAGCAAGCTAACACTTGCAAAGAGCGAAGCAGCGCCTAGTGCGAAGCTTTGATGCTTGAAAAATAGCACTCCAACTAGCACGCTTATAAGCGAGATATAGACTAAACTCTCATAAGCATCGCTCCAAGGTGCGTGACCTGAGATATAAGCGCGTAGGGCTAAATTTAGAGCATGCACCGCAAAGGCAGTGAAAAATGCAAGGCTAAGCGCTCTTTCAAATCTAAATTTCCTTCCAAAAAATAGCCTATAAAAGCCAAGGGCGAGCGAAGCAAGAGCTAGGATCATGTAAAAATAGATAAGAAATTTAAATATCTCCATTTGATTGTAAAGCACTTCAAGCTCCACCTTTGCCTCGCTTGGCGCAAGAGAGCCTAGAGTGCTTCTTTGATAGCTTGAAATTTGCTCCAAACTCCTATCAGCCCCAGCGCACTCGCCACTTTTTACGCAAAGGCTTAAATTTTCTATATAAGCTCCTAAAACGCTTTTAAATTCGTTTGAAATTTCATCTTTGCTAAAGGCTTCATTTACGCCTAGCCACGTGATCGCTTCACCATTTCTAGCAGGGATAAATTTTAAAATTTCGCCCTTTAGAGCAAGGTATAAGACATTTAGCCTCTCGTCAAATTTAATGACGTCGTTATCAAATTTATCTCTTTTTGAGGCGGATTTTTCATTTGCAGCCTCTACAAATTTAGCCAGCTTATACTCGCCATTTTCGTTAAAGACGTCATTAAAGCTAGCAAATTTCTCACTAACGCCAAGAAGCTCGCCCACGCGCTCACTCGTGATCCTTACCATCTTTTTATCCATCCACTCTTGTGGCGAGATGGCAAAAGAGAGCATCAGCTCATCGCTACTAAGCCCAAAGAGCGTGGTTTTGGTTGAAATTTTACTAAGAACTGCTCTTGTGTAAGAGTCAGCTGGTGCGATCCTGCTATCAGTTTGAACTAAAATTTTGGCAAATTTATCTGCGTGAGCTTTAAAATTTATAGCTTCGTCGCTTGCGAAATTTGGCGTAGCGTTTAGCAAAAGTAGGGCTAAAAACGCAAACTGCGTACCTTTTATGAAGTTACAAAGTCTAAAAAATCGGCTCTTTTTGCTAAATAAATTTCCCACAAAGCCAAGGCAAAGCAGAAAATATCCGATGTAAGTTGGCACTTTGCCAGGATCAAAGCTGATCTCAAAGGCGCTTCCAAGCTCGTCAGCGTCGTATGATGACTGAAAAATTTTATAGCCCATGATGCTTAGTGGGTGATTTAGCGAAATTTCATGCTCGCTGCCTGCGATGCTTACTTTGCTAGTGTAAGATGATGGGCTATTTAGCCCTGCGTAGCGCTCTAGGATAAATTTATCAAGCCTTAGTGAAAATGGTAAATTTATCGCCCTTGAGCTAAAGTAAAATTTCGCCTCTTGTCCGTCAAAGCTTAAAATGCTTGGCTCAAGATCATATCCAGCGCCACCTTTTAGCTTGGCGGTTTTACTCTTTTGCCCAGTAAAGCCAGCCTCTATGCTAAGCGTGGCTGGAGCGTTTTTCTCATCCTTTTTATAGCCAACTATCTTTATAATAAATTCTTTGCCGTTTATATCTTTTTTAAAATGAAAGTCGTTTTTGCCAAGCAGGCTAAGTCTTAGTGGATATTCAAAGCTTTCATTTGAAATTTGCACTCTCAAATAGGGCTTTGTGCTTTGCATAGAGTTGCCACTCTCGCCAAGTCTTAAGTGCATAACGCCCTCTTCGCCACAGTATCTTGTAAGCGCAGCACCGATGAAGATCAGAATAAAAGCAAGATGTATCAAAAATGCGCCAAATTTCTTATACATCTTGGTTTTTACGATGCTAATGGCTAGGCAAATAGCACAAGCTGCCATGACGCACTCGTACCAGAGCGCTTCATAAACAAGCACTCTAGCCGTCTGTGTGTCATAAAAATTTTCCAAAAAGGTCGCCACCCCTGCACCAAAAGCAAGGATAAATAATAATATTAAAGACAAGCGATAAATGTTTAAAATTTTCATCACCTGCCCTTAAGCCTTAAATGCTATAAGTCTGTCCTGCATAAAGTATAAAAACCCTAAGCAATAAAACGCCAACGACTGCTGCAAATGAGCCAAGGTAGAAGCTAAATTTAATCTTGCCAAGTGCAAAATTTAAAACAAGAGGCAAGACAAAGCCAACTAAAACAACCCCAAGCCAAAAGAATTTAGCCCAAACGCCACTATAAAATGCAACTGCTGCACCTTGCTGATAGCTTGAGCCAAGCAAAAGCGACACAAAAAGCATTAAAATGAGTAAAATTTCAGCGCATAAGACGTAAAACTCCACGCCATGAAGCGAGCTAAGGTCGCTTGAGTGTGGATCTTCTTTGAAAAATAGTGCCGCTATCAAGCTGCTACCACTTATGCCAGCACTAAGCCCTGAAGCTATGAAAAGCGCTGGTAAAACGGCGGTGTTTAAAAGTGGAAATCTAATGAGCACCGAGATCAAAAAGCCTGTATATGCACAAATGATAACCGCAAAAAGCAGGCAAAGCGCGCTTAAGAGCGGATAAAGTGGCGATAAAATTTTCATCACGCCATCAAAAAAACCACAAAGTGACTTTAACTCCGCATTAAAAGCGTATAGACACATCAAAAAGCTAAGCGGTATAAACACGCAAAGTGCGGCTACACCGATAGACATAACCGATGTGAAGTTGTAATTAATCAAAATTTTCCAAAACAAAAGTGGCTTTTCAAGGTCAGCTATCAAACAAACCATACCAAGCATGATGCTAACAAAGGCTAGAAGCGAAGCAGCCTTGAAAAATGGACTAAAGCCATCTTGTCTTTTGTAACGCTTTAGAACTATGGCAGCTATTAGCGCTCCGCCACTCATACCAGCTAGCAAAAGATAAACAGCGATCGGCCAGCCCCACTCTACCCCGTGCGAAAATGTCGCAGTGAAATTTAATGCACCATCCATCTTACACCCCCGCTTTTACTTTAGGAATATATCTAAGGCTTGGTTTTGTGCCAAGTTCTGCTCTTAGCCTTATGCTATCTTTGACAGCTAGTAACTGGCTAATATGCGAGCTCTCATCGTTTAAATCGCCAAAGACCAAAGCCTCATATCTGCACGCCTCAACGCAGGCTGGATCTTTTTTATCCTTTAAATTTGTATCTATGCAGAAGTTACAGCTTTGGGCTGAGTGATTGACTTTGTCGATATATCTCACGTCGTAAGGACAGGCTACGATGCAGTATTTACAGGCGATGCAGTCATCTATGTTTGTGGTTTGGATGCCAGTTTTTATGTCCTTGTGACAGGCTTTTGTTGGGCAAACAGCCACGCAAGGCGCATCCTCACACTGCTGACAAGATATTCTTACATATCTTTTATCAAGCAAATTTTTTGGATCTGTTTTATCCTCTACAAAAAGTCTCATCTGTCCTTTTGGGACTAAATTTACCTTTCTACATGCCACTTCGCAATCCGTGCAGCCGACGCATTTGTTTTGGTCAAATATCATGCCAAAATGTGGTTTTTTCGCACTCTCTTCACTCTTAAAAGCAAAACCACTACTTGCCACGCTAGCACCAGCAGCCACAACTGCCATGCGTTTAAAGAAGGCTCTTCTGCTATTTTGATTTTGCATTTTTAACTCCATTTATGCCTTAATGAGGCTTTTTAATGCCCTCATTTTGCTCTTTTTCATGAATTTTTCTTGCTGCCTCAGCTAGTTCGCCAGGCTTTAAGACCTTAATAAGCTCTATCTCAAAAACGATAGTCTCGCCTCCAGGTATCCCCTCCATGCCGCTATCGCCGTATGCAAGCTCAGGCGGGATGACAAATTTAAACTTCTCGCCCTCTTTCATAAGCATGAGACCCTCTTCAAGCCCAGGGATCAAATTTAGCATCGAAAGATGAGCTGGAGCCTCTTTTGTCTCGTCAAAGACCTTGCCACCAGCAAAGCTTGCTTTATAATTTACTATGATGATGCTCTCAGGCTTTGGAGTAGCCCCTTTTGAGCTACTTTTTATGATCTCATATTGTAAATTTGATTTTGTTGTTTTTACATTTTTGTTTTTTGCATTTTTTTCCATATAGGCTTTGCCTTGGGCTAAATTCTCTTTTAGCTTGGCAGCCTCTTTTTCTTTTACTATCTTCTCTAAGCTTTCAGCTCTTTTGTTTAGTAGCTTTGCTATCTCATCATCACTTAGTTTTAGCTCGCTCTTTAGCGCATCGCTAAAGCCTTTTATCACTGCATCAGCGTCATAGCCAACACCTAGTTGCTTTTGATCTAGCAGTCCTTTTAAAACATATCCACCGCTTGTTGCGCCTATGGCATAAGAGTCGTTTGTATCGACATTTGCTAAGAGGCTAGCCACGCTTAGGCTAAGAAGTAGCGAACATTTTAAAAACGCATTTTTCATTTCAAACCCTTAAGATTAAAGGGGCTAAAACTAGCCCCTAAATGCTATAAATTTTTGTTTAGAATTCTCTGAGCTTCTTTTATATACTCTTTAGATGCATCTAGTCTTTGTTTAGTAAATTTAAATCCGTGCATACCCCACGAACCATCTTTTTCAACCATATCGATGATCTCTTGAGCGTTTTGGACAAGCTCATAAACTCTTGCTTTATCACTTGGATCTAGCTTTTTAGTCTCTAGTAGTGAGTAAATTCCCTCGATGCCTATTTTGACCTCTGAGAATTCATTTTTAACTGGAGTTTGCCATCCCATAACCTCATCATAAACTTGTTTTTGGTTTTTGAAGTGAAGTGTTGGTTTTAGCTCAGATAGCACTGGGCTATGGCAGCCTTTATTATCTTTCATATCTTTATCAGCCCAAGATGTTCTAGCGCATGCCCACATCAAATCAACATAGTTGTGGCCATTTTTATCTCTCTCAAAGTGCCAATCTTTTCCGTCTCTTGCATCTTTAGAAGCAGCGCCTGGGACAAGAGATTTCTCTTTTGGATCGACCATGATCTTCCAGATGTGAGAGCGTCTTTGAGTATCAAAGCCAGCGTTGTCTTGGAACTGAACAGCGTAGAAATTCTCGCAGCTCATCATAAATGGCATGTGGCAAGATGCACAAGTGTTGTTTTTGTGTGTATCTGCTTTTGATGCGATATATGCTTGAGTCTCGTGACAATCTTTACAATCTTTTTTGATCTTTGGTTTAGTGTAGAATGCACTTAGATAGCCTTGATCTGGGTTGTAGTTCATGCCAGTTACGCTCTTATCGCCTACAACGTTACCTGTGTTGTCGTGTGGATCGTGGCAAGTGACGCATCTCATGCCTTTATCGTAGTGAGCGGTAAAGTATGATTGTGAGCCTTCTGAGCCACATCCTGGTCCCATTGATTTAAATTTAGAGCTAAGTGAGAGATCAAGCTTGCCGTTGTTTAATGGGTTAGCTCGCATTAGATCTGGGCTAAAGTTAAATCTTTGGTGACAGCGTTCGCAGTTTGATGTTCTAAAATTTGTAGCTCCATCAAGGTGACCGCCAGCTCCGTGGCACTCCTCACAGCTTACGCCTTTTGAGATAGTGTGTTTTTGAAGCTCTTTGGCATTACCAAGTGCTGCGTAAAATTCTGCTTTTGACTTAAAGTCAAATTTAACTGGGTGGCAAACCTCACAATATGATGAGTTTGCTTGGAAAAACATCGACTTTTTATGTTTTGCGGCGTATGAGGCAAGACCTCTAACATATCCGCCATTATCGCCATACTCTTCGAGCGTGCCAGGAAATTCTGGGACGAGCTCTTTTATCTTTTTAACAGTTGCGTCGTCTAAATTTAACGCCCATGTTCTTTGCCATTGGTTACCGCCAGCTACGATCTGACCTGTGCCATCTCTTAGCAAACCGCCCTCAACGTAGTAAGTACCACGAAGTAGCCATGCATCGACGTATCCCATCTTAGTTCTTAAGTGACCAACGGTTGCGTAGATGACATCTGGAGTGATACCTTTTGGTAGTATAGAAGCGGTATCTTTGTCAAATACTGGCTCAGTTAGGTTGTTATTAACCTCTGGGTGCTCGCCAGGGAAGCGCATAGTAGTTGCGTGGCGAGATCTGCTCCAGACCTCATACTGAGCTGGGTGACACTCACCGCACTTTTCTGGTCCTACAAATTTATTAGGAAATTGAAGTGATGAGGTGGCTGGAATTCTATACATCATAGAGCTATAGCCCTTACCACCATCTCTTTTACTAAGCTTTGACATATCAAAGCCATGTCCCTCGGCAAGCCACTCTAAGCCACGGTCATGAACGACCATTTTGCCGACGGTTTTGCCACCATACTTTGTAAAAATAGGGTGGTTTTTAAATAGCCAGTTATACATCTCTTGCTCTTCTACGACGTAGTCTTGCAAGGAGACAACACCTCTACTTTGCAGTGTGCCTTTAGGATTTGCGATAACATCACGTGCTTTATCGGACATCTGCATATTATGCTCTTCGCAACAGGCTTGTGAAGCAAAGATACTAACACCCATGAGTAAGCCTGCTAAGGCTTTGTGTAAGTTTCTCACGTCTCCTCCTTTGAATTTTTATCCTAAAATCAAAATGATTTCATACTGATAATCTTAACACCAAAAAAGGGCAGAAAAGGGGGAAAATTAACAAATTATAAATTTTCGAAACTAATTGTAAATGCAACGTGGTTTTCATCCACATTTTTAGCAAAGATTAGGGCGTTGTTTTTGCGAGCGATAAGGCGGCTCATATATAGCCCAAGCCCGCTACCGCTCTCTTTTGTGCTAAAGTGTGGCTCAAAGATGACCTTTAAAAATGAATTTTTTATCGCTCCTGCGTTATTTTGCACGCATAAATTCTTTCTGCCATCTTTTAAAAAGGCGCTTATC is a window of Campylobacter concisus DNA encoding:
- a CDS encoding tetratricopeptide repeat protein; the encoded protein is MKKAVLLSVILLTTGFCEDLFELGLEAYNKSEFDKAAKQWQKACDDNVARACHNLGILYEDAQGVAQDYNKAAELYKRSCDGGFAGSCLNLRALYIKDQGIGQDYIKAINLYKKACDGDVAQACHNLGVLYALGKGINQDYRSAKKYVFKACALGFQDGCDYLNKMIAADDNDEKIEIILKTMIKTINHLKQID
- a CDS encoding ABC transporter ATP-binding protein yields the protein MINIRGVSLVYNQGKQNEFCALKNINLDVNNGELVILKGVSGSGKSTLLSLIALLQKPTSGEILIDGTNIAKLPDAFCSEFRHKRLGLVFQNFNLIEGLSVYENLLAPFALTNFKANVREEMIKKALSLANISHKRDENVSNLSGGERQRCAVARALSMDADIILADEPTANLDRQNARAFLGLLESFKALKKSVIVATHDSIFDELGATDRTLSLQNGEIV
- a CDS encoding nitrous oxide reductase accessory protein NosL; translated protein: MKFIALLLSAVFALWAENLTSEANINAYKGAKERIELPKDARCAVCGMPIKNKQWATLIKAGGKDYYFDGVKDMAHFYFADEVAKEAYVSDYYTLEKLDAKEAFYVHGSNVFGPMGEEFIPFKDEAKANSFMKDHAGKGVIKFDEIKTFIVK
- the ccsA gene encoding cytochrome c biogenesis protein; the protein is MKILNIYRLSLILLFILAFGAGVATFLENFYDTQTARVLVYEALWYECVMAACAICLAISIVKTKMYKKFGAFLIHLAFILIFIGAALTRYCGEEGVMHLRLGESGNSMQSTKPYLRVQISNESFEYPLRLSLLGKNDFHFKKDINGKEFIIKIVGYKKDEKNAPATLSIEAGFTGQKSKTAKLKGGAGYDLEPSILSFDGQEAKFYFSSRAINLPFSLRLDKFILERYAGLNSPSSYTSKVSIAGSEHEISLNHPLSIMGYKIFQSSYDADELGSAFEISFDPGKVPTYIGYFLLCLGFVGNLFSKKSRFFRLCNFIKGTQFAFLALLLLNATPNFASDEAINFKAHADKFAKILVQTDSRIAPADSYTRAVLSKISTKTTLFGLSSDELMLSFAISPQEWMDKKMVRITSERVGELLGVSEKFASFNDVFNENGEYKLAKFVEAANEKSASKRDKFDNDVIKFDERLNVLYLALKGEILKFIPARNGEAITWLGVNEAFSKDEISNEFKSVLGAYIENLSLCVKSGECAGADRSLEQISSYQRSTLGSLAPSEAKVELEVLYNQMEIFKFLIYFYMILALASLALGFYRLFFGRKFRFERALSLAFFTAFAVHALNLALRAYISGHAPWSDAYESLVYISLISVLVGVLFFKHQSFALGAASLFASVSLLVAHLNFINPQITNLVPVLKSFWLSVHVSVITASYGFLGFGFVLGLVGLILMALKNDKNKQKLSEQIRYLAATDELSLIIGLSLLTIGNFLGGVWANESWGRYWGWDSKESWSYITIIVYAIVLHLRFIPKLRGVFAFLTASVLSFASVLFTYFGVNFYLSGLHSYANGESFGISGLIYLILAALALLIALAYRGRDIKVV
- a CDS encoding ABC transporter permease, with the protein product MISRNFINYAVVLLFKDKKDHLFSFCLFALIIFVLSSVLFISGSIQHDLISLVKDRSSIVVSAFRAGKNDLMHPGYIYDISKIDGVADVRGVADGEYYFAQKRVWFHLYEDDSLKEDEMIVGGGVKAAMNELYYDESFNFLTEERMIPVKIVKTMPKQSALITNNAIFLHPKTLRAILNLKDEEYTKLYVDVPNSEEISQVALKIENLYPNSFAISIEDEVANIRHLYYYKGGIFMSIYVSVMLIFFVLLKNQISLAYGSKKREIAILRSIGFSIKEIIFLKFIQNFIVSVSAFLLGVMLAYIFVFVLNAPFLKGIFLGDELLNFTNFTPILEFDKLFLIFVFGVIPFLAFVLIPSWRVACGDINEGLK
- a CDS encoding SEL1-like repeat protein, translated to MKSLILLAASLCVLNAGYIKEALSAKDDHNKLAQIYEDACDKEKKASGCYNLAVLYSRGDGNVKKYEAKAAMLYEKACDQNFSMACSNLGYVYENGKGVEKDLAKAVKFYEKACSDNEGCTELGLLYANGTGVAKDLKKAKELYAKACKAGDGMGCSNLGYLYAQGEGAEKDYAKAKSYYEMACANEAGIGCDNLGFLYVYGQGVDQNLTKATKLYEQACIYAYEKGCNNYAIMLAEGKGVKEDVEKAREIFTKSCKNGLKEACENLEILGKN